From Paludisphaera rhizosphaerae, the proteins below share one genomic window:
- the rny gene encoding ribonuclease Y, translated as MSGEQLIGALVGLVLGAFGTWAATHFSGRLRASTGRGLVDRMLEEARGQAEGMRRQAELAAREETLQRRQVLEAEVDESRKALRDHERRLEKRGDLLDQQLELLSKKERDLDEVGRAQTEKEAQIAAGRREVARLEERRLEELQRVGGLSVEEARRLLMTRLEDELKAEAGERILRHEAHVREGCRDRAVEVLAVAIQRFAAAHTAEVTVSTVDIPNDEMKGRIIGREGRNIRAFEKATGVDVVVDDTPGVVIVTGFDSVRREVAKLALERLIQDGRIHPSRIEEIVRDTQDELDQHILKVGRDAAREADVVGLHEKVLDYLGKLKFRTSYSQNVLRHSIEVAFLTGMMAEEIGLDGALGRRCGLLHDIGKAADHEMEGGHPSVGAELLRRYGEGKEVVHAALGHHDDLRLDAPYTVLVAAADAISASRPGARRETLEKYVRRLEELESLALGFPGVEQAYAIQAGREVRVIVDSQQLDDASSAALCRDIAKAIQAQLTYPGEVKVTVLRESRSVEYAR; from the coding sequence GTGTCTGGAGAGCAGTTGATCGGAGCCCTGGTCGGGCTGGTCCTGGGGGCCTTCGGGACCTGGGCGGCCACCCACTTTTCCGGTCGGCTCCGCGCGTCCACCGGTCGCGGCCTGGTCGACCGAATGCTTGAGGAGGCCCGCGGCCAGGCCGAAGGCATGCGCCGGCAGGCGGAACTCGCCGCCCGCGAGGAGACCCTCCAGCGCCGGCAGGTTCTGGAAGCCGAGGTCGACGAGTCGCGAAAGGCCCTCCGAGACCACGAACGCCGCCTTGAAAAGCGTGGCGACCTGCTCGATCAGCAGCTCGAATTGCTGAGCAAGAAGGAGCGCGACCTCGACGAGGTCGGCCGCGCTCAGACCGAGAAAGAGGCTCAGATCGCCGCGGGCCGTCGCGAGGTCGCGCGACTGGAGGAGCGTCGACTCGAGGAACTCCAGCGCGTCGGCGGGCTCTCGGTCGAAGAAGCCCGGCGACTTCTGATGACGCGTCTCGAGGATGAACTCAAAGCCGAGGCCGGCGAGCGCATCCTGCGTCACGAGGCCCACGTCCGGGAAGGCTGCCGCGACCGGGCCGTGGAGGTCCTGGCGGTCGCCATCCAGCGGTTCGCCGCCGCCCATACGGCCGAGGTCACCGTCAGCACGGTCGACATCCCCAACGACGAGATGAAGGGCCGGATCATCGGTCGCGAAGGCCGCAACATCCGGGCCTTCGAGAAGGCCACCGGGGTCGACGTGGTGGTGGACGACACGCCGGGCGTCGTGATCGTCACCGGCTTCGACAGCGTCCGCCGCGAGGTCGCCAAGCTCGCTCTGGAGCGACTCATCCAGGACGGCCGCATCCACCCCTCGCGGATCGAGGAGATCGTCCGGGACACCCAGGACGAACTCGACCAGCACATCCTCAAGGTCGGCCGCGACGCGGCCCGAGAGGCCGACGTGGTCGGCCTGCATGAGAAGGTCCTCGACTACCTGGGCAAGCTCAAGTTCCGCACCAGCTATTCCCAGAACGTGCTGCGGCACTCGATCGAGGTCGCCTTCCTGACCGGGATGATGGCCGAGGAGATCGGTCTCGACGGCGCCCTCGGCCGTCGCTGCGGCCTGCTGCACGACATCGGCAAGGCGGCCGACCACGAGATGGAGGGGGGCCACCCGAGCGTCGGCGCCGAGTTGCTCCGTCGCTACGGCGAAGGGAAAGAGGTCGTCCACGCCGCGCTCGGCCACCACGACGACCTTCGCCTGGACGCGCCTTACACGGTCCTCGTCGCCGCCGCCGACGCCATCAGCGCCAGCCGCCCCGGGGCCCGTCGCGAGACCCTGGAGAAGTACGTCCGAAGGTTGGAGGAGTTGGAGTCGCTGGCCCTGGGATTCCCGGGAGTCGAGCAGGCTTACGCGATCCAGGCGGGCCGAGAGGTCCGCGTCATCGTGGACAGTCAGCAACTCGACGACGCCTCGTCGGCCGCCCTCTGCCGGGACATTGCCAAGGCCATCCAGGCCCAGCTCACCTACCCGGGCGAGGTCAAGGTGACCGTCCTCCGCGAAAGCCGCAGCGTCGAATACGCCCGATGA
- a CDS encoding PQQ-dependent sugar dehydrogenase, with protein sequence MPKLIGTEITTTLSRPVFLTAPPGDEDRLFVVEQTGSIRIIRRSTGKVVDRPFLTIAGLSGGGERGLLGLAFHPDYATNGFFYVNCTVVGGATSLRRYTVSSDPDVADPASILPLLGSPQPFPNHNGGWLGFGPDGFLYAALGDGGSGNDPGNRAQNKGELLGKMLRLDVNGDDFPGDSDRNYAIPTSNPFVNTAGARGEIWAYGLRNPWRNSFDRKTGDLYIGDVGQDQREELNFQKAGAAGGVNYGWRPKEGTKRTPGVGDPVPSDAVDPFFEYTHNDGVAIIGGYVYRGEAISGLEGTYFFADTTGPIWSLKFDGATVAEHTERTDEILPGGTISGISSFGEDAVGELYLLTLDGRVVRIDSAP encoded by the coding sequence ATGCCCAAACTCATCGGGACGGAGATCACAACGACGCTGTCGCGTCCGGTTTTCCTGACCGCCCCGCCCGGGGACGAAGACCGCCTGTTCGTAGTCGAACAGACCGGGAGCATTCGAATTATCCGTCGGAGCACGGGCAAGGTCGTCGATCGGCCGTTCCTGACCATCGCGGGGCTGAGCGGCGGCGGTGAACGCGGGCTGCTCGGCCTGGCGTTCCACCCTGACTATGCTACGAACGGATTCTTCTATGTGAATTGCACTGTAGTCGGCGGGGCGACGAGTCTCCGCCGCTACACGGTGTCGTCCGACCCGGACGTGGCTGACCCTGCGAGCATTCTCCCGCTCCTTGGCTCCCCCCAGCCGTTTCCGAACCATAACGGCGGGTGGCTGGGGTTCGGCCCAGACGGCTTCCTCTACGCGGCGTTGGGGGATGGAGGTTCCGGGAACGACCCGGGCAACCGGGCCCAGAACAAGGGGGAATTGCTAGGGAAGATGCTCCGTCTCGACGTCAACGGCGATGACTTTCCCGGCGACTCCGATCGAAACTACGCCATTCCCACGAGCAACCCTTTCGTGAACACCGCCGGCGCCCGGGGCGAGATCTGGGCCTACGGGCTTCGGAATCCCTGGCGGAACAGTTTCGACCGTAAGACCGGCGATCTCTACATCGGCGACGTCGGGCAGGACCAGCGGGAGGAACTGAACTTCCAGAAGGCCGGAGCGGCAGGCGGCGTCAACTACGGCTGGCGTCCGAAAGAGGGCACGAAGCGGACTCCCGGCGTCGGCGACCCGGTCCCGTCCGACGCAGTCGACCCCTTCTTCGAATACACTCACAACGACGGCGTGGCGATCATCGGCGGATATGTGTATCGCGGGGAGGCGATCTCGGGACTGGAGGGAACCTATTTCTTCGCCGACACGACCGGCCCGATCTGGTCGCTGAAGTTCGACGGCGCGACTGTCGCTGAGCACACCGAACGGACCGACGAGATCCTGCCGGGCGGCACGATCTCCGGCATCTCCTCGTTCGGCGAGGATGCGGTGGGCGAGCTCTACCTGCTGACCTTGGACGGCCGCGTCGTGCGGATCGACTCGGCCCCTTGA
- a CDS encoding ferritin-like domain-containing protein: MIKTREELLMALTEASELEHGLACQYLFAVYSMKPPNDPTLTASQKAKLNQWRLKIVRIAKEEMEHLATVTNLLSAIGGAPHFQRPNFPQPPKFYPPDIPFELERFGDDSLSRFVRFEQNEKAPGPEAALAPEEISYKHVGELYAEIIEAFQTLPEAQLFLNTASQDVDLIGGPVHPDRADNRDQAVAALTSLMAEGEAYEDPTEYSHYHVFFGVLSELRAEVAANPSFDPARKVLKNPLTRTHRGVTGGNLITNLDTRAAVELFNCLYTSMILVFQQYFAFGGESAEQREVLNGALIDLMKFVIKPLALLLTGLPAIEGEDDGETAGPSFEFYGQYRLSAIPKVAWAVIIEKLTQEIDDATTLAAKYAATPTGDPGFGGVVTSVTMVRDNLQAAKPN, from the coding sequence ATGATCAAGACTCGAGAAGAATTGCTGATGGCGCTGACGGAGGCGTCCGAACTCGAACACGGGCTGGCTTGCCAGTACCTGTTCGCGGTCTACTCCATGAAGCCTCCGAACGATCCCACGCTGACGGCCTCTCAGAAGGCCAAGCTCAACCAGTGGCGTCTTAAGATCGTCCGCATCGCCAAGGAGGAGATGGAGCACCTGGCGACGGTCACGAACCTGCTCTCGGCGATCGGCGGCGCCCCACACTTCCAACGCCCGAACTTCCCGCAACCGCCCAAGTTCTATCCGCCCGACATCCCGTTCGAGTTGGAGCGATTCGGAGACGACTCGCTCTCCCGGTTCGTCCGATTCGAGCAGAACGAGAAGGCTCCGGGGCCGGAGGCCGCCCTGGCTCCCGAGGAGATCTCTTACAAGCACGTGGGAGAATTGTACGCGGAGATCATTGAGGCGTTCCAGACTCTGCCCGAGGCCCAACTGTTCCTCAACACCGCGTCCCAGGACGTCGACCTGATCGGTGGGCCAGTCCACCCCGATCGGGCGGACAACCGGGACCAGGCGGTTGCAGCCCTGACCTCTCTCATGGCCGAGGGGGAGGCCTACGAGGATCCCACGGAGTACTCCCACTATCACGTCTTCTTCGGCGTTCTGAGTGAATTGAGAGCCGAGGTGGCCGCCAATCCGAGTTTCGACCCGGCTCGAAAGGTATTGAAGAATCCGTTGACCCGCACCCACCGAGGGGTTACAGGCGGAAACCTCATTACGAACCTCGACACACGGGCCGCCGTCGAGCTGTTCAACTGTCTTTACACCTCCATGATTCTGGTCTTCCAGCAGTACTTCGCCTTCGGGGGCGAGTCGGCCGAGCAGCGGGAAGTGTTGAACGGCGCCCTGATCGACCTGATGAAGTTCGTGATCAAGCCGTTGGCCTTGCTGCTGACCGGGCTGCCAGCCATCGAGGGAGAGGATGACGGCGAAACGGCGGGGCCGAGTTTCGAGTTCTACGGGCAGTACCGGCTCTCCGCAATCCCGAAGGTGGCCTGGGCGGTCATCATCGAGAAGCTCACCCAGGAGATCGACGACGCGACGACGCTAGCCGCGAAGTACGCGGCCACGCCGACGGGCGATCCCGGGTTCGGCGGCGTCGTTACGTCCGTCACGATGGTCCGAGACAACCTCCAGGCCGCGAAGCCGAATTGA
- a CDS encoding CHAT domain-containing protein, with the protein MNRIVLSIEAAEGGHILRLVRGAAGLDPVRLPLFALDRTATWAQDFSNPGMNRAGLVGEAGDALDHCLRNLEHYKAVIAAALTASPGDPAKPIFVHMNDEVVEDLPWEALRAGNPPTFLGLDSRWPVGRMTGMEGGDTTIRAALESQLRVLVVLAAKGVSGRSQLEELRAAFDPARAHLDWRITVLTKDDDDLTAVAEWARDGAPVVAERFDSRQQLFDVLVRDKPHLAHFFCHGTAGGGTSQAGPTLLFATALDELIDRPESVPVVIGDLIAQPALLDSLWLLVLNCCESALPRGLPSLARSLVQKHLVPAVVGMREKVPPTNAHVFCRPFYREILQIIAAVQDGSLSEVEWVGALVGTRRELVNTLRVDPADLREWTVPVIYVRPEAFVLQPVPNDEELLEELDYLIKFRASLGATAPPSKLARIDARIRELKALLLS; encoded by the coding sequence ATGAATCGGATCGTCCTGAGCATTGAGGCCGCGGAGGGGGGCCACATCCTTCGATTGGTCCGGGGGGCGGCGGGTCTGGATCCGGTCAGGCTCCCTCTATTCGCACTCGACCGAACAGCGACATGGGCCCAGGACTTTAGCAACCCAGGGATGAACCGGGCTGGCCTGGTCGGTGAGGCGGGGGACGCTCTGGATCATTGTCTTCGCAATCTTGAGCATTACAAAGCCGTGATCGCCGCGGCCCTGACCGCAAGCCCCGGAGATCCGGCGAAGCCGATCTTCGTGCATATGAACGACGAGGTCGTCGAGGATCTCCCATGGGAGGCCCTGAGGGCCGGCAACCCGCCCACCTTCCTCGGTCTCGACTCGCGCTGGCCGGTCGGCCGGATGACGGGGATGGAGGGGGGTGACACCACCATCCGCGCGGCGCTCGAATCCCAGCTTCGGGTCCTTGTGGTGCTCGCCGCGAAAGGGGTCTCGGGCCGGTCGCAGCTTGAGGAGCTGCGGGCCGCGTTCGATCCGGCCCGCGCTCATCTCGATTGGCGGATAACGGTCCTCACCAAGGACGACGACGATCTGACGGCGGTCGCGGAGTGGGCCCGAGACGGCGCGCCGGTCGTCGCGGAGCGATTTGACAGCCGGCAGCAGCTCTTCGACGTACTGGTACGCGACAAGCCTCATCTGGCTCACTTCTTCTGCCACGGCACGGCGGGCGGGGGGACGTCGCAGGCCGGTCCGACTCTGCTGTTCGCCACGGCCCTCGATGAGTTGATCGACAGGCCCGAAAGCGTCCCAGTGGTGATCGGCGACCTGATCGCCCAACCGGCGCTATTGGACTCGCTCTGGCTGCTGGTCCTCAACTGCTGTGAGAGCGCGCTGCCCCGCGGCCTTCCGTCGCTGGCGCGCTCGCTGGTGCAGAAGCATCTCGTACCTGCGGTCGTCGGGATGCGTGAGAAAGTCCCTCCTACCAACGCGCACGTGTTTTGCCGGCCGTTCTATCGGGAGATTCTTCAAATCATCGCGGCCGTCCAGGACGGGTCTCTCTCAGAGGTCGAATGGGTAGGCGCCCTGGTTGGGACGCGGCGCGAGTTGGTGAACACCCTGCGAGTCGACCCAGCCGACCTGCGCGAGTGGACCGTGCCGGTCATCTACGTCCGACCAGAGGCGTTCGTGCTGCAGCCGGTACCGAACGACGAGGAGTTGTTGGAAGAGCTCGATTATCTGATCAAGTTTCGCGCGAGCCTGGGGGCCACCGCCCCACCCTCGAAGCTCGCGCGGATCGACGCCCGGATCCGTGAGCTCAAGGCGCTTTTGCTTTCCTAA
- a CDS encoding esterase/lipase family protein, with the protein MPIAHVVLAAAALVGWSDITIQASRGDRGFSASHPYVVAIDRPSPRTLETLKRYDLERRYRKDPEHTLLSLEKFARAQPSAELVYALAELSWIDAGRNERWHKAVAMGRYLDAVAYAHDYLFDPELANGRGPTDPRYRLACELYNAALERVIRSAQESGPITPQGNIKLKVGEKDQELNVVVRSTSWKPTDVHKLLPCSDFEIYGLATSRNQYGLGVPLVAVRESDPKATEKAPGEKFYPPEMAFPLTAFIAPNSRLRDPTEDVNQTRQCTLQLVDPIAYQFATEQIAFETDLTTPLAYMWSRTDLEKFRWSGLMRPEAALERANLLLIRPYEPGKIPVVMVHGLISSPLAWIPMLDELQRDPAIRERYQFLLFMYPTGVPLPIAAATLRDSLTQAKALYNPDGRDPAFDHMVLLGHSMGGLLSHCMTVSSGDELWQLNSDQSFDDILGPPDVLAQLRRLLFFEPEPFVKRVVFLATPHRGSDLGKNLIGRVSTSFISDPDYIHKLLSQLVKDNPDAFNRKFRRFPTSIETLATDSPILTAILDMKPATDVAYHSIIGSIRPDDRRQTTDGVVPYRSSHLDGVASEKIVRSDHGVQKDPLAIREVRRILHEHLGLKSPNPRDDAPIAAAGEDPGLPAIPANEVSTPR; encoded by the coding sequence ATGCCGATCGCTCACGTCGTCCTGGCGGCCGCTGCGCTGGTGGGATGGTCGGACATCACGATCCAGGCTTCGCGCGGCGATCGCGGGTTCTCCGCCTCGCACCCCTACGTCGTCGCCATCGACCGGCCCAGCCCCCGGACGCTGGAGACTCTCAAGCGATACGACCTGGAAAGGCGGTATCGCAAGGATCCCGAGCACACGCTGCTGAGCCTGGAGAAGTTCGCCCGAGCCCAGCCCAGCGCCGAGCTGGTCTACGCCCTGGCCGAGCTTTCCTGGATCGACGCCGGCCGCAACGAGCGCTGGCACAAGGCGGTCGCGATGGGCCGCTACCTGGACGCCGTCGCCTACGCTCACGACTACCTGTTCGACCCGGAGCTGGCCAACGGCCGAGGGCCCACCGATCCCCGCTATCGGCTCGCCTGCGAGCTATACAATGCGGCTCTCGAACGGGTCATCCGCTCCGCCCAGGAATCGGGGCCGATCACCCCCCAGGGGAACATCAAGCTCAAGGTCGGAGAGAAGGACCAGGAGCTGAACGTCGTCGTTCGCAGCACCTCGTGGAAACCGACCGACGTCCACAAGCTGCTGCCTTGCAGCGACTTCGAGATCTACGGCCTGGCCACCAGTCGGAACCAGTACGGCCTGGGCGTCCCGCTGGTCGCCGTCCGCGAGAGCGACCCCAAGGCGACCGAGAAGGCCCCCGGCGAGAAATTCTACCCTCCCGAGATGGCCTTCCCCCTGACCGCCTTCATCGCACCCAACTCAAGGCTCCGCGACCCGACCGAGGACGTCAACCAGACCCGCCAGTGCACGCTCCAACTGGTCGACCCGATCGCTTACCAGTTCGCGACCGAGCAGATCGCCTTCGAGACCGACCTGACCACTCCCCTGGCCTACATGTGGTCTCGGACAGACCTGGAGAAGTTCCGCTGGTCCGGCCTGATGCGTCCCGAGGCCGCCCTGGAGCGGGCCAACCTTCTGCTCATCCGCCCCTACGAGCCCGGCAAGATCCCGGTCGTGATGGTCCACGGCCTGATCAGCAGCCCCCTGGCCTGGATCCCGATGCTCGACGAGCTCCAGCGCGACCCGGCCATCCGCGAGCGCTACCAGTTCCTGCTGTTCATGTACCCGACCGGCGTTCCCCTGCCGATCGCCGCCGCCACCCTGCGAGACTCGCTCACCCAGGCCAAGGCCCTGTACAACCCCGACGGTCGCGACCCGGCCTTCGACCACATGGTCCTGCTCGGCCACTCCATGGGAGGTCTCCTCAGTCACTGCATGACGGTCTCCAGCGGCGATGAACTCTGGCAGCTCAACTCGGACCAGTCGTTCGACGACATCCTCGGCCCGCCCGACGTCCTGGCCCAGCTCAGGCGGCTGCTGTTCTTCGAGCCCGAACCGTTCGTGAAGCGGGTCGTCTTCCTGGCAACGCCGCACCGGGGGTCGGACCTGGGCAAGAACCTCATCGGCCGGGTGAGTACCAGCTTCATCTCCGACCCCGACTACATCCACAAGCTCCTGAGCCAACTGGTGAAGGACAACCCCGACGCCTTCAACCGCAAGTTCCGCCGATTCCCGACCAGCATCGAAACGCTGGCGACCGACTCCCCGATCCTCACGGCGATCCTCGACATGAAGCCCGCGACCGACGTCGCCTACCACTCGATCATCGGCTCGATCCGCCCCGACGACCGTCGCCAGACCACCGACGGCGTCGTGCCGTATCGCAGCTCGCATCTGGACGGGGTCGCCTCCGAGAAGATCGTCCGGTCCGACCATGGCGTCCAGAAAGACCCCCTGGCCATCCGCGAGGTCCGCCGGATCCTCCATGAGCACCTCGGCCTGAAGAGCCCGAACCCACGCGACGACGCCCCGATCGCCGCCGCCGGAGAGGACCCCGGCCTCCCCGCCATCCCCGCAAACGAGGTGAGCACCCCGCGATAA
- a CDS encoding FAD-dependent monooxygenase, whose product MPNQSSGECSDDDQSGYGIRLDVGSVYDAVVFGGGPAGAAAALELTRRGATVILLERSRYDLRRVGETLSPEAAGWLVRLGLGNAVPARHGLPSPGVVAAWDSDEPVETDFLFAARGHGWHVDRTRFDADLVDAAEAAGAQVFRGARPRDFRRAGHGWRVNVEIGGRGVELSARWLLDATGRAGWLTRRLGVKPDLTDPLIAVVARFDHAIGPDRRLLVEAVLGGWWYLAPLPDARGVAVFLTDADLLRPEGAVSAWKRGLSASRLIHERLGEGRPAEVRVVAAGTRWTGTVAGPGWLAIGDSTLAHDPLTGSGVGQALAAGWEGAAAVASTDDGDADAIPEYQRSAEAKFGEYIRQCRAMYRRAARWPTDPFWSRRLAAGDHSV is encoded by the coding sequence ATGCCAAACCAGTCGAGCGGAGAATGCTCTGATGACGACCAATCCGGTTACGGGATTCGGCTGGACGTTGGATCGGTTTACGACGCCGTGGTGTTCGGCGGAGGTCCGGCGGGCGCCGCCGCGGCGCTCGAGCTAACCCGCCGAGGTGCGACGGTAATCCTTCTAGAGCGGTCTCGCTACGACCTTCGCCGGGTCGGTGAGACCCTCTCTCCAGAGGCGGCGGGATGGCTCGTACGACTCGGTCTGGGGAACGCCGTCCCCGCCCGCCACGGCCTGCCCTCGCCCGGGGTGGTCGCCGCTTGGGACTCGGACGAACCGGTCGAGACTGATTTCCTCTTTGCGGCTCGCGGGCATGGCTGGCACGTGGATCGGACCCGTTTCGACGCCGATCTCGTCGATGCCGCAGAGGCCGCAGGGGCTCAGGTGTTTCGGGGAGCCCGGCCCCGTGACTTCCGTCGAGCAGGGCATGGTTGGCGTGTGAACGTCGAGATCGGGGGCCGCGGAGTCGAACTCTCCGCCCGATGGCTGCTCGACGCCACAGGCCGCGCCGGGTGGCTCACGCGACGACTGGGTGTAAAACCGGACCTGACCGACCCATTGATCGCCGTTGTCGCCCGGTTCGACCATGCAATAGGTCCCGATCGGCGTCTCCTCGTCGAGGCCGTCCTCGGCGGTTGGTGGTATCTCGCCCCGCTGCCCGACGCGCGAGGAGTGGCGGTCTTCCTCACGGACGCGGACCTGCTCCGGCCCGAGGGCGCGGTAAGCGCCTGGAAGCGCGGACTGTCAGCATCTCGGCTGATCCACGAGCGGTTGGGAGAAGGTCGCCCTGCCGAAGTTCGCGTCGTGGCCGCCGGAACTCGCTGGACCGGAACCGTGGCCGGCCCCGGCTGGCTGGCGATCGGGGACTCGACCTTGGCCCATGACCCGCTGACCGGCTCTGGCGTTGGCCAGGCCCTTGCCGCTGGTTGGGAAGGTGCCGCGGCCGTTGCCTCGACCGACGACGGCGACGCCGATGCCATCCCCGAGTATCAGCGGTCGGCCGAAGCGAAGTTCGGCGAGTACATCCGACAGTGCCGAGCGATGTACCGACGGGCTGCTCGTTGGCCGACCGATCCATTTTGGAGTCGACGGCTCGCGGCCGGAGATCATTCGGTGTAG
- a CDS encoding LodA/GoxA family CTQ-dependent oxidase, with amino-acid sequence MPTTFEIHPAIGVARVGTSDSFFLGPEPGEAPPSQYRDDAGALLRQAARFRVYKCERNDAGALIGFEEVKPADAKITWTVHVVNRKGAAKRFAAPGFRNSATPNDDAANAALIIDPGPRTFVGTSQPVQTFDGGKFQGVSVPLGAAHTDEDGRLIVVGGTGTSDSVPAQPNPARPIQGFADSDGWFDDTSDGFVQAKVEPVAGGESIDAVGAWVIVGPPDFAPGVFNLVTLEDVAFQVAVDKGELAAPASPSFTRDIQPILARAVGYQWVNRRARQGHSGNRPGHFARNWALLANPATGPAIAADVLNRLRDPRVSPIPDPAEPNAGLWMPRLHDETNSQQVLPLTRVQYGYLAAWADGTYTDDLTSPPPDDPGPEGLTRTVLRACSGGAFFPGIEAGRIMKDPATYAAPFRIDAAVVKPGQITQGNALPWQADFYACRWEPHGGGGNGLAWWPAQRPDHVLPEAAPAGPPLDWDRGISGDLGPDGLVKAWHRLGVIVERIISGQAMMVETERVL; translated from the coding sequence ATGCCCACGACCTTCGAGATCCACCCGGCCATCGGGGTCGCCCGGGTTGGTACGAGCGATTCCTTTTTCCTTGGGCCCGAGCCTGGCGAGGCTCCGCCGTCTCAATACCGCGACGACGCGGGCGCACTGCTGCGACAGGCGGCCCGCTTCCGTGTGTACAAGTGCGAGCGCAACGACGCTGGGGCGCTGATCGGCTTCGAGGAGGTCAAACCGGCGGACGCGAAGATCACCTGGACCGTCCATGTGGTCAATCGAAAGGGGGCGGCCAAGCGGTTCGCCGCGCCCGGATTTCGAAACAGCGCCACGCCGAACGACGACGCGGCGAACGCGGCCCTCATCATCGATCCGGGGCCGCGGACGTTCGTCGGGACGAGCCAGCCGGTTCAGACCTTCGACGGCGGGAAATTCCAGGGGGTTTCGGTCCCGCTTGGGGCGGCTCACACAGATGAGGACGGGAGGTTGATCGTCGTCGGCGGGACCGGGACGTCCGACTCGGTCCCCGCTCAGCCCAACCCCGCCCGACCGATCCAGGGATTCGCCGACAGCGATGGATGGTTCGACGACACTTCCGACGGCTTCGTCCAGGCGAAGGTGGAACCTGTTGCCGGAGGGGAGTCGATCGACGCGGTTGGGGCGTGGGTCATCGTCGGCCCGCCGGACTTCGCTCCCGGCGTCTTCAACCTGGTGACTCTTGAGGATGTGGCGTTTCAGGTCGCTGTGGACAAAGGGGAGTTGGCCGCCCCAGCCTCGCCGTCGTTCACGAGGGACATTCAGCCGATCCTGGCCCGTGCCGTCGGCTACCAGTGGGTCAACCGTCGGGCTCGTCAGGGCCACTCGGGGAACCGCCCCGGTCACTTCGCCCGGAACTGGGCCCTTCTGGCGAACCCGGCGACCGGTCCGGCGATCGCCGCCGACGTGCTGAACCGACTCCGCGATCCACGAGTCAGTCCAATTCCGGACCCGGCGGAACCAAACGCGGGCTTGTGGATGCCTCGGCTGCACGACGAGACGAACTCCCAGCAGGTCCTCCCGCTGACGCGGGTGCAGTACGGGTACCTGGCGGCCTGGGCCGACGGGACCTACACAGATGACCTCACGAGCCCGCCGCCGGACGATCCGGGACCAGAAGGACTCACAAGAACGGTGCTCCGGGCTTGTTCAGGAGGGGCGTTCTTCCCGGGTATCGAGGCTGGTCGCATCATGAAGGATCCGGCGACGTACGCCGCTCCGTTCCGCATCGATGCGGCGGTTGTCAAGCCGGGCCAGATCACCCAGGGGAACGCGTTGCCATGGCAGGCCGACTTCTACGCCTGCCGATGGGAACCCCACGGCGGTGGCGGCAACGGCCTGGCCTGGTGGCCGGCCCAGCGCCCGGATCACGTCCTGCCAGAAGCCGCGCCGGCCGGCCCGCCGCTTGACTGGGACCGGGGCATCAGCGGCGACCTCGGGCCGGACGGCCTGGTCAAGGCGTGGCACCGGCTGGGGGTGATCGTGGAGCGGATCATCAGCGGCCAGGCTATGATGGTCGAGACAGAGCGGGTGCTCTGA
- a CDS encoding DUF1579 domain-containing protein, producing MRTSLRLVAAGILASAAGSAFAQEATKPTPEHLAMAKAAGVWDAEVKIWMQGPAAPPDVSNGTEEVTLLPGGLWMTSKYEGKMGDLPFSGRGITGYDPVKKKFVEVWVDSTDPHMLILEGDYDKESKSLTSYGKATEPRSGKPYDVKTVTTHKGDDERGFVFYMKNDETQGEYYKLLEMTYKRRSK from the coding sequence ATGAGGACGTCGTTACGACTCGTCGCCGCAGGGATCCTGGCTTCGGCCGCAGGTTCGGCTTTTGCCCAGGAGGCCACGAAGCCGACCCCCGAGCACCTGGCAATGGCCAAGGCGGCCGGCGTCTGGGACGCGGAAGTCAAGATCTGGATGCAAGGCCCCGCCGCGCCGCCAGACGTCTCGAACGGGACCGAAGAGGTCACGCTCCTTCCGGGCGGCCTCTGGATGACCAGCAAATACGAAGGGAAGATGGGCGATCTCCCCTTCAGCGGCCGTGGGATTACGGGCTACGACCCCGTGAAGAAGAAGTTCGTCGAGGTCTGGGTCGACTCGACGGACCCGCACATGTTGATCCTCGAAGGCGATTACGACAAGGAGTCGAAGAGCCTCACCAGTTACGGCAAGGCGACCGAGCCCCGCTCCGGCAAGCCGTACGACGTCAAGACGGTCACCACGCACAAGGGGGACGACGAACGGGGATTCGTCTTCTACATGAAGAACGACGAGACCCAGGGCGAGTACTACAAGCTGCTGGAGATGACCTATAAGCGCCGGAGCAAGTGA